The Naumovozyma dairenensis CBS 421 chromosome 11, complete genome genome includes a window with the following:
- the TGS1 gene encoding RNA methyltransferase (similar to Saccharomyces cerevisiae TGS1 (YPL157W); ancestral locus Anc_8.680), whose protein sequence is MIHASKLSKIIKRRTKTRNTKHHHDTKKYKILKKLIAENKFQITNNIKIKKNDKIFKYWRNRNTLFSKINTNKIYMTEELWFSVTPELIAKFISNYIKACLSSFSPNEMGNKYNGLTILDVFCGGGGNTIQFAMDFPRVYGIDSSIEHIYCTIKNSQAYNVDDRIYLKCGKLEKIIKRDTFAKEKIHVDCVFASPPWGGPEYLKEDTYDLEKSLKPFGLYKLLKKFFQISKNVILFLPRNSNLYQLSNTTRKLLGPGGRCKVLYVKINGYMKGMFCIWGDQLINYGEQVSGDVVELNTNDQNKNEANNDASNEKEEEVNSKSIDEVYYDIDG, encoded by the coding sequence ATGATCCATGCATCTAAACTCTccaaaataatcaaaagaagaacGAAAACCCGCAACACAAAACATCACCACGACAccaaaaaatacaaaatcttgaaaaaattaattgcAGAAAACAAATTCCAAATAACGAACAATATCAAgatcaaaaaaaatgataaaatattcaaatattggCGTAATAGAAATACATTATTCAGTAAGATTAACACGAACAAGATTTATATGACTGAAGAATTATGGTTCAGCGTTACTCCTGAACTTATTGCCAAATTCATTTCCAATTACATAAAAGCATGTCTTTCATCATTCTCGCCGAATGAAATGGGGAATAAATACAATGGTTTAACGATTTTGGATGTGTTttgtggtggtggtggtaaTACTATTCAATTCGCTATGGATTTCCCTCGTGTTTATGGTATTGATTCATCTATTGAACATATTTATTGTACTATTAAGAATTCACAAGCTTATAATGTGGATGATAGGATATATCTTAAATGTGGTAAATTAGAGAAGATTATTAAGCGGGACACGTTTGCGAAGGAGAAAATTCATGTGGATTGTGTTTTTGCTTCACCTCCATGGGGTGGACCTGAATATTTAAAGGAAGATACTTACGATTTGGAGAAATCTTTGAAACCATTTGGATTGtataaattattgaagaaatttttccaaatttccaaaaatgttatattgtttttaCCCCGTAATTCAAATTTGTATCAATTGTCCAATACTACTAGGAAATTGTTAGGTCCTGGGGGAAGATGTAAAGTGTTGTATGTTAAAATCAATGGTTATATGAAGGGTATGTTTTGTATATGGGGtgatcaattaataaattatggAGAACAAGTTAGTGGTGATGTAGTTGAGCTAAATACAAAtgatcaaaataaaaacgaagctaataatgatgctagtaatgaaaaagaagaagaagtaaaTTCAAAATCCATTGATGAGGTATATTATGACATTGATGGTTGA
- the PRM4 gene encoding pheromone-regulated protein PRM4 (similar to Saccharomyces cerevisiae PRM4 (YPL156C); ancestral locus Anc_8.679), with protein MGTTKIPKQIKSRRNTRIISITVILLTVMGLLIFEWSSDYTFESSLHSLGFPSLTSSSSSSSGNQEEFIPSSLLSKPVQESMKTDNPVEENDNLLKVWKEISDIKKELSKDEHILKKNDGNDNSKKLKDSQNVHLLSSTSFNAEDNFKQILNTSPAVLFIKSSEWDSQYLKNLLSIEYEISPQLAIVDLEKHSNGNQLLNYIKKNKLLPPSNKASSTPNLPYLFINGVSIINNGLSKDIKQLHSNGHLLNKLKSYSDGHIFFEKKNFPSNS; from the coding sequence ATGGGAACTACCAAAATACCAAAACAAATCAAGTCGAGGAGAAATACAAGAATAATTTCAATCACTGTAATACTGTTGACTGTAATGGGATTGCTTATCTTTGAATGGAGTTCAGATTATACATTTGAATCCTCACTACATTCTTTAGGGTTCCCATCTCTAACATCctcctcttcctcttcctcgGGAAATCAAGAAGAGTTCATTCCATCTTCACTTCTTTCGAAGCCTGTTCAAGAATCTATGAAAACGGACAACCCTGTTGAGGAAAATGATaatcttttgaaagtttGGAAGGAGATTTCAgatataaagaaagaattgtCAAAAGATGAacatatattgaaaaagaacgatggtaatgataacagcaagaaattgaaagatagCCAAAACGTTCATCTATTATCATCAACTTCATTCAACGCAGAAGACAATTTTAAACAAATCTTAAATACTTCGCCAGCTGTATTGTTCATTAAGTCATCTGAATGGGATTCTCAATATCTGAAAAACCTATTATCCATAGAATATGAAATTTCTCCACAATTAGCAATAGTAGATTTGGAAAAACATTCCAATGGGAATCAATTACTAAATtatatcaagaaaaataagtTATTACCACCTTCAAATAAAGCATCATCCACACCTAATTTACcttatttattcattaatggGGTTTCaatcattaataatggtctttcaaaagatattaaacAGTTACATTCTAATGgtcatttattaaataaattgaaatcttATTCTGATGGTCATATCTTTTTcgaaaagaagaatttcccatcaaattcttga
- the AIM44 gene encoding Aim44p (similar to Saccharomyces cerevisiae YPL158C; ancestral locus Anc_8.681) produces the protein MSMIIRTPTRTKTKSFKGEQMGFKFPSNENLPKIVTSPKNEYDLNNHHLLNDNLALHDNNSNEDDNLSQIKSDYTFSTNTNSNTNTNTYSSSSNGYYSFANISDNTTTSPKLFPVSNTSNSHSKHLAAEKLPPSSISYFSSSSPSFKKYVSTNPSVSTNCTTDVTKRSTLYSIPTADNISYAIVSATSSESSSIDKLSTNNINRNHSSASSNTSTFSSTSYHSLSKEQTNLRRVPTIKQVPSISSNGTLSSPTKKSSKKKISQIQSPKKVKQKLSSPTTAISPSQKKTLPKSHHTTTKTRNPTSKSSKSSLKRSNAIRCKGGLLYYFTMIGIKLKKTLKKLRFMIRSKLFNKNKNKNKNKKYVSSTSNMKSNIKSPLINTKKTTNKNIQLKTHSRVSTNKNFSPETSHLKRTNGYVTNLQKRSSSITPSPSIKNINKIISSPTSPIIQNPITNRNNNNTTSLRRTASSIRRAASTLHSSTATPSHSIITSPRLNQQQQITRNNTTQSRFIRNRTNIATTTPQLSSSASLNSNVIRQPSIVVKNKVIPLSSHHQHNTIHEEPDNEQDEDEYDDEYIIDINSMNVLSEIEEDNNSDSGMEDSKEQLQDVIGQYLRYVITKRIMLRYQISKFEQEQTYSSSSNTVMSPLLYGIQEESEEEEEEEEEEEDDFVSIMSSSNGSQLMENETDESDTEELDEKLNYHHQVSTTNFNTLPPLTTMNNVFHNVSMSSSLLSVPVTTVKRSLTLPVGMKI, from the coding sequence ATGTCAATGATTATTAGGACACCTACTAGAACAAAAactaaatctttcaaaggGGAACAAATGGGTTTTAAATTCCCCTCAAATGAAAACTTACCTAAAATTGTTACTAGCCCCAAAAATGAATAcgatttaaataatcatcatcttttaaaCGATAATTTGGCATTGCATGACAATAATAgcaatgaagatgataacTTGTCTCAAATTAAATCAGATTATACTTTCTCTACAAACACTAattcaaatacaaatacaaatacttattcttcatcttctaatggCTACTATTCTTTCGCTAATATTTCTGATAACACTACTACTTCACCAAAATTATTCCCCGTATCAAATACGAGCAACAGTCATTCAAAACATCTGGCTGCTGAGAAGTTACCACCTTCTTCCATATCATatttctcttcttcatcgCCTTCATTTAAGAAATACGTATCAACAAATCCAAGCGTGTCCACTAATTGTACAACAGATGTCACCAAGAGAAGTACACTTTATTCAATACCTACAGctgataatatttcatacGCAATAGTCTCTGCTACATCATCtgaatcatcttcaatCGATAAACTatcaacaaataatatcaatagaAACCACTCATCAGCATCCTCCAACACCTCCACCTTCTCCTCCACATCATATCATTCTTTATCTAAAGAACAAACCAACCTTCGACGTGTTCCAACCATTAAACAAGTTccatcaatttcttcaaatggtACTCTTTCTTCTCCAACTAAAAAAAGTagtaagaaaaaaatatcacaAATACAAAGTCCAAAAAAGGTGAAACAAAAGTTATCATCTCCTACTACAGCAATATCTCCTTCTCAAAAGAAAACTCTTCCAAAAAGCCACCATACCACTACTAAAACCAGAAACCCAActtcaaaatcttcaaaatcttctttgaaaagatcAAATGCAATTAGATGTAAAGGTGGTCTATTGTATTATTTCACCATGATAGGtattaaattaaagaaaactttgaaaaagttAAGATTCATGATCAGAAGTAAACTATTcaataagaataagaataagaataaaaataaaaaatatgtcTCTTCTACTTCCAATATGAAATCTAATATAAAATCACCATTGATTAATACTAAAAAGACtacaaacaaaaacattcaattgaaaacaCATTCAAGAGTATCTACAAATAAAAACTTTTCTCCTGAAACTTCtcatttgaaaagaacaaaCGGATATGTAACAAACTTACAAAAAcgttcttcttctattaCTCCATCCCCATCAATTAAAAACATTAACAAAATTATCTCTTCTCCAACTTCACCAATCATTCAAAACCCCATCACCAACCgtaacaacaataacacaACCTCATTACGTCGTACAGCATCTTCAATAAGGAGAGCTGCATCAACATTACATTCATCAACAGCAACTCCCTctcattcaataataacatcaCCAAGAttaaatcaacaacaacaaattacaagaaataataCAACTCAATCTAGATTCATTCGTAACCGTACAAACATAGCAACAACTACACCACagttatcatcatcagccTCACTGAATTCAAACGTAATTAGACAACCATCCATAGTCGTCAAGAATAAAGTAATCCCATTATCAagtcatcatcaacatAACACAATCCATGAAGAACCCGACAACGAACAAGACGAAGATGAATACgatgatgaatatataatagatATCAATTCAATGAACGTACTAAgtgaaattgaagaagataataacTCAGACTCAGGCATGGAGGATTCCAAGGaacaattacaagatgTTATCGGACAATATTTGAGATACGTTATTACAAAGAGAATCATGTTAAGGTATCAAATTTCGAAATttgaacaagaacaaacatattcatcatcttctaatacAGTTATGTCTCCTTTATTATACGGTattcaagaagaaagtgaagaagaagaagaagaagaagaagaagaggaagatgatTTTGTGTCTATTATGTCAAGTTCAAATGGTTCTCAATTAATGGAAAACGAGACTGATGAAAGTGATACTGAAGAATTGGATGAGAAGttaaattatcatcatcaagtTAGTACCACAAATTTTAATACTTTACCACCATTAACAACGATGAATAATGTCTTTCATAACGTTAGTATGAGTTCAAGTCTTCTTTCCGTTCCAGTTACTACCGTGAAAAGATCATTGACTTTACCAGTCGGgatgaagatttaa